A genomic segment from Nodularia sphaerocarpa UHCC 0038 encodes:
- a CDS encoding cytochrome P450, producing MTTRDYSSGKTNAKVPPKIVGNKFIQTIQAIVNPISSLEKAQQRYGDIYLTEFNGLPAQIVVSNVQAIEALFTVDARMLESGSASTIVEPLLGTNSLVLLDGDRHLQQRKLLMPPLHGERMRAYGQLIRDITQQVTNQWTVEGNFVARSSMQDISLQVILRAVFGLKEGERYQQIKEVLTQMLDTFNSPLSAVFLFFKSLQRDLGGGSPWGKFIRRRQQFNELIYQEIQERRHHPESQGDDILSLLLSARDENGQGMTDVELRDELMTMLFAGHETTAIALAWALYWVHYIPEVREKLLQELNSIDVANADPTVITQLPYLNAVCSETLRIYPVVFFSLPRILKAPMQFMGYDLPKGTILSVCTYLTHHRPDIYPEPQRFRPERFLERQFSSYEFIPFGGGNRRCIGAAFALFEMKLVLATILSNYSLELLDQVPLKPVRRGIVFAPNGGVHLKVKNKV from the coding sequence ATGACAACTAGAGATTATTCTTCAGGTAAAACTAATGCTAAAGTACCACCAAAAATTGTTGGCAATAAATTCATTCAAACGATCCAAGCAATTGTTAATCCCATATCTTCTTTAGAAAAAGCTCAACAACGCTATGGAGATATTTATTTAACAGAATTTAATGGACTTCCCGCGCAAATAGTTGTGAGTAATGTTCAAGCAATCGAGGCACTTTTTACAGTCGATGCTAGAATGCTGGAATCGGGTTCAGCAAGCACAATTGTTGAACCGCTTCTAGGAACTAACTCGTTAGTATTACTTGATGGCGATCGCCACTTACAACAGCGTAAACTTTTAATGCCTCCCTTGCACGGTGAACGGATGCGGGCTTATGGTCAATTAATCCGTGATATTACTCAGCAAGTTACTAATCAATGGACTGTAGAAGGAAATTTTGTCGCTCGTTCTAGTATGCAAGATATTTCCTTGCAAGTAATTTTACGTGCTGTTTTTGGCTTAAAAGAAGGAGAACGTTACCAACAAATCAAGGAAGTCTTAACACAGATGTTGGACACTTTTAATTCTCCTCTGAGTGCTGTTTTTTTATTTTTCAAATCATTACAGCGCGATTTAGGTGGTGGGAGTCCTTGGGGCAAATTTATCAGGCGCAGACAGCAGTTTAATGAGTTGATTTACCAAGAAATTCAGGAACGTCGCCATCATCCTGAATCTCAGGGTGATGATATCCTCAGCTTGTTATTATCTGCACGGGATGAAAATGGGCAAGGTATGACTGATGTGGAGTTACGCGATGAGTTAATGACGATGTTATTTGCTGGTCATGAAACTACAGCGATCGCTCTAGCTTGGGCTTTATATTGGGTTCATTATATCCCAGAAGTGCGGGAAAAATTGCTGCAAGAACTCAATTCTATTGATGTTGCGAATGCAGATCCCACCGTCATTACTCAATTGCCATATTTGAATGCTGTCTGTTCAGAAACGCTGCGAATTTACCCAGTTGTTTTCTTTAGTCTGCCGCGCATTCTCAAAGCCCCTATGCAATTTATGGGTTACGATTTACCAAAAGGAACTATCCTGTCTGTATGTACTTATCTGACTCACCATCGTCCAGATATTTACCCAGAACCTCAGCGTTTTAGACCTGAACGTTTTTTAGAAAGGCAGTTTTCTTCCTATGAATTTATACCTTTTGGGGGTGGAAATCGTCGCTGTATTGGTGCGGCATTTGCTTTATTTGAAATGAAGTTAGTTTTGGCGACCATCCTCTCCAATTACTCCTTAGAACTGCTGGATCAAGTTCCCCTTAAACCTGTTCGCCGGGGTATAGTATTTGCACCCAATGGCGGCGTGCATTTGAAGGTAAAAAATAAAGTGTAG
- a CDS encoding 4-hydroxybenzoate solanesyltransferase, whose product MLNPYQRKQEPVWLTIIRLLRWHKPEGRLILMIPALWAVFLAASGKPPLPLVGVIVLGTLATSAAGCVVNDLWDRNIDPEVERTRDRPLASRALSIKVGIVVAIVSLVCAAGLALYLNSLSFWLSVAAVPVIVLYPGAKRVFPVPQLVLSIAWGFAVLISWSAVTQTLSQPTWLLWGATILWTLGFDTVYAMSDREDDRRIGVNSSALFFGNYAPLAIGIFFLSTVILLAWLGILINLNFAFWISLGIATIGWIWQCLRLRNQDLPNPVYGEMFRQNVWIGFILLAGMIAGSIFG is encoded by the coding sequence ATGCTGAATCCTTACCAACGCAAACAGGAACCTGTATGGCTGACTATTATCCGGCTTTTACGGTGGCATAAACCAGAAGGACGGTTAATTTTAATGATTCCTGCCCTTTGGGCTGTATTTTTAGCAGCCTCTGGAAAACCACCTTTACCTTTAGTCGGCGTAATTGTCTTAGGTACTCTGGCTACGAGTGCGGCTGGTTGTGTCGTCAACGATTTGTGGGATAGAAACATTGATCCAGAAGTAGAGAGAACACGCGATCGCCCTCTGGCTTCTCGCGCCCTGTCTATCAAAGTCGGAATTGTGGTCGCTATTGTTTCCCTAGTATGTGCAGCCGGACTCGCTTTATATCTTAACTCCTTAAGTTTCTGGTTATCTGTGGCTGCTGTACCTGTAATTGTGCTTTATCCTGGTGCAAAGCGAGTATTTCCCGTCCCGCAGCTGGTACTTTCCATTGCTTGGGGTTTTGCTGTGTTGATTAGCTGGAGTGCGGTGACACAAACTCTTTCTCAACCCACTTGGCTACTATGGGGCGCGACAATTCTCTGGACATTGGGATTTGATACGGTTTATGCTATGAGCGATCGCGAAGATGATCGCCGCATTGGTGTTAATTCCAGCGCTTTATTTTTTGGTAATTACGCCCCTCTAGCTATTGGCATTTTCTTTCTGAGTACAGTAATTTTACTAGCTTGGCTAGGTATATTGATTAACCTAAACTTCGCCTTTTGGATTAGCCTAGGAATTGCTACTATTGGCTGGATTTGGCAGTGTTTACGTTTAAGAAACCAAGACTTACCCAACCCTGTGTATGGTGAAATGTTCCGCCAAAATGTCTGGATTGGTTTTATTTTACTGGCGGGAATGATTGCCGGATCTATTTTTGGCTAG
- a CDS encoding Ppx/GppA phosphatase family protein gives MLNLVSASWESVSTQPVKQNRIIAAIDLGTNSLHMVVVKIDPTLPSFRIIAKEKETVRLGNRDIATGELKPEIIDKAITALRRFQEVAKTANAETIIAVATSAVREAPNGRDFLHRVELELGLSVDLISGQEEARRIYLGVLSGMEFNNQPHIVVDIGGGSTELILGDSQEARSLTSTKVGAVRLTSELITTDPISDAEFQYLQAYARGMLERSVEDVLANIQFGESPRLVGTSGTIETLAMIHARENLDTVPSTLNGYQFSLKDLENWVYRLRKMTNSEISHIPGMPDKRSEVILAGAVILQSAMSLLGVQSVTVCGRALREGVIVDWMLAHGLIEDRLRYQGSVRERSVLKQADKYQINLEHSDRVALFALSLFDQTQGKLHNWGVNERQLLWAAAILHNCGHYISHSSHHKHSYYLVRNSELLGYTETEIEIIANLARYHRKSQPKKKHENYRNLLSKQHRQIVSQLSTLLRLAVALDRRQIGAIARVQCELNRHSQEFKLWIFPSQPDDECALELWSLDYKKPVFEDEFKVKLLVNLTQNPGARI, from the coding sequence ATGCTGAATTTAGTTTCAGCTAGCTGGGAAAGTGTTAGCACTCAACCAGTTAAGCAAAACCGGATTATTGCCGCCATTGACTTGGGAACTAATTCCCTACACATGGTAGTAGTCAAGATTGACCCGACCTTACCATCATTTCGGATTATTGCCAAAGAAAAAGAAACCGTCAGATTGGGTAATCGTGATATCGCCACTGGAGAACTGAAACCAGAAATCATTGACAAGGCGATTACCGCCCTCAGACGCTTTCAAGAAGTTGCCAAAACAGCCAATGCTGAAACAATCATCGCTGTAGCAACAAGCGCTGTGCGAGAAGCCCCCAATGGTCGAGATTTTCTGCACAGAGTAGAACTGGAGTTAGGTTTAAGCGTTGACTTGATTTCAGGTCAAGAAGAAGCCCGACGCATCTATCTAGGTGTGCTGTCGGGGATGGAATTTAACAACCAACCCCATATCGTGGTTGATATTGGCGGTGGTTCTACAGAGTTAATTTTGGGCGATAGTCAAGAAGCCCGCAGTCTCACTAGTACAAAAGTTGGCGCTGTTAGACTCACTAGCGAGTTAATCACCACTGATCCCATCAGTGATGCGGAGTTTCAGTATCTGCAAGCCTATGCAAGGGGGATGCTGGAACGTTCTGTTGAGGATGTGCTAGCAAATATCCAGTTTGGTGAATCTCCTCGTTTGGTGGGAACCTCTGGTACGATTGAAACCCTGGCGATGATTCATGCACGGGAAAATTTAGATACTGTTCCTTCGACTCTGAATGGCTACCAGTTCAGCCTGAAGGACTTGGAGAATTGGGTATACCGCTTGCGGAAAATGACTAACTCGGAGATTTCTCATATACCGGGTATGCCAGATAAGCGGTCAGAAGTGATTCTGGCTGGCGCGGTGATCTTACAGTCTGCTATGAGTTTGTTAGGTGTGCAATCAGTGACGGTGTGCGGGCGCGCCCTCCGGGAAGGCGTGATTGTGGATTGGATGTTAGCCCACGGTTTGATTGAAGATCGACTGCGCTATCAAGGTTCAGTGCGGGAACGCAGTGTGCTGAAACAGGCTGATAAGTATCAGATCAATTTAGAACATAGCGATCGCGTGGCTTTATTTGCCTTGAGTTTATTTGACCAAACCCAAGGGAAGTTACACAATTGGGGAGTCAATGAGCGACAACTGTTATGGGCTGCGGCCATATTACATAATTGCGGGCATTATATCAGCCATTCGTCTCACCACAAGCATTCCTACTATCTAGTTCGCAATAGTGAATTACTCGGCTATACTGAAACCGAGATTGAAATCATTGCTAATTTAGCTCGTTATCACCGCAAATCACAGCCGAAGAAAAAACACGAAAATTACCGGAATTTACTGAGTAAACAGCATCGACAAATAGTCAGCCAATTAAGTACGCTGTTGAGATTGGCAGTGGCATTGGATAGGCGACAAATTGGGGCGATCGCTCGTGTACAATGTGAGTTAAATCGTCATAGCCAGGAATTTAAACTGTGGATTTTTCCCTCGCAACCTGATGATGAATGCGCCTTAGAACTCTGGAGTTTAGATTATAAAAAACCAGTTTTTGAGGATGAATTTAAAGTTAAATTATTGGTAAATTTGACACAAAATCCTGGCGCTAGGATATAG
- a CDS encoding DMT family transporter has translation MQLKLSASKFPFAPLLLIAPFFLWGTAMVAMKKVIPHTTPLFMAGVRLLPAGVLILIAAVYMDKPQPKGWLAWLWIILFALIDGALFQGFLAEGLVRTSAGVGSVMIDSQPLAVALLSLWLFQEHIGLWGWLGLGLGVIGISLIGLPDELIFQFFDGNVNGSIGNWQDLFASGEWLMLLAALSMAAGTVMIRFVCRYADPVTATGWHMVLGGLPLWGISAVAESQQWENLVASEWIALGYATVFGSAIAYGLFFYFASSGSLTSLSSLTFLTPVFALLFGNLFLSEVLSSLQWVGVGLTLISIYLINQRDNLARQNHKVSETEETTQQAPVLEASARK, from the coding sequence ATGCAACTGAAACTCAGTGCATCTAAATTTCCCTTCGCGCCCTTACTGTTAATAGCCCCGTTTTTCCTGTGGGGAACCGCAATGGTGGCGATGAAAAAAGTCATACCCCACACTACACCCCTATTTATGGCAGGTGTGCGATTGCTACCAGCTGGGGTGTTAATTTTGATTGCAGCAGTATATATGGATAAACCCCAACCCAAAGGTTGGTTAGCATGGCTATGGATTATTTTATTTGCCTTAATCGATGGGGCTTTATTTCAAGGTTTTTTGGCGGAGGGATTAGTCAGAACTAGTGCTGGGGTAGGATCTGTGATGATTGACTCCCAACCTTTGGCGGTGGCTTTGTTGTCTTTGTGGCTATTCCAAGAACATATTGGTTTGTGGGGATGGCTGGGATTAGGACTGGGAGTCATAGGCATTAGTTTAATTGGTTTGCCCGATGAGTTGATTTTTCAGTTTTTTGATGGAAACGTCAATGGAAGTATTGGCAATTGGCAAGATTTGTTTGCTAGTGGTGAATGGTTAATGCTGTTAGCCGCCCTCTCAATGGCTGCGGGAACGGTGATGATTCGCTTTGTGTGTAGGTATGCGGACCCGGTAACAGCTACGGGATGGCACATGGTTTTGGGGGGATTGCCGTTGTGGGGAATTTCAGCCGTTGCAGAATCTCAGCAGTGGGAGAATCTTGTTGCATCTGAATGGATTGCTTTGGGTTATGCTACAGTCTTTGGGAGTGCGATCGCCTATGGATTATTTTTCTATTTTGCTTCTAGTGGTAGTCTGACAAGTCTGAGTTCTCTGACCTTTCTGACTCCGGTGTTTGCCCTATTATTTGGCAATCTCTTCCTCTCGGAAGTTCTCAGTTCCTTGCAGTGGGTGGGAGTAGGACTGACTTTAATCAGTATCTATCTCATTAACCAGCGCGATAACTTGGCAAGACAGAATCACAAAGTGAGTGAGACAGAAGAAACTACACAGCAAGCACCAGTGTTAGAAGCATCTGCTCGTAAATAA
- a CDS encoding peptidoglycan-binding protein, producing the protein MRLCHSSILIFTCFTCLGLYPHRASTATSNLASSEIAQASSTISVLQTFLIRGSQGADVKGLQTELKHLGYYDDEIDGLYGQNTQNAVVQFQKFRNLNRTDGLADLTTRQSIKTAAAEKNFFAASSVSTLAQTTQPQPSPTQSSPTQSSPTQSSQRGFIWWSLLGLGIIGTIGALLFLVKWFGQSKVESKSTNTEFRASSSGNKNQVKQPSPELQNNSNPQQENHVSVISPQTPKTSITTSVLPPETTSRLAKLSIIDELIQDLRSSDRTKRRKAIWSLGQQGDSRAIQPLVDLMIDADSQQRSLILASLAEINARALKPMNRALAISLQDESPQVRQNAIRDLTRVYDMMTQMSQMLAHAVEDQDADVQNTAKYALNQMNKMRVLPNQPSLPEDNRKKPEQKKL; encoded by the coding sequence ATGAGGCTATGCCATTCCTCAATTCTGATTTTTACCTGTTTTACTTGCCTGGGTTTGTACCCGCATCGCGCAAGTACGGCAACATCTAACCTAGCATCCTCAGAAATTGCACAAGCAAGTTCAACAATCTCTGTTCTCCAGACTTTTCTCATCCGGGGTAGTCAAGGGGCAGATGTCAAGGGATTGCAAACCGAATTAAAGCATTTAGGATACTACGATGATGAGATAGATGGACTGTATGGGCAAAATACGCAAAATGCTGTAGTTCAGTTTCAGAAATTCCGAAATTTAAACAGAACAGATGGTCTGGCTGATTTGACAACTAGGCAGAGCATAAAAACAGCTGCGGCAGAAAAAAATTTCTTTGCTGCCTCTTCTGTTTCCACTTTGGCACAAACAACGCAGCCGCAACCAAGCCCAACGCAATCAAGCCCAACACAATCAAGCCCAACACAATCAAGCCAGCGAGGGTTTATTTGGTGGTCGTTATTGGGTCTGGGAATTATCGGAACTATTGGCGCACTGCTGTTCCTGGTGAAATGGTTTGGTCAAAGCAAAGTTGAGTCAAAATCTACAAATACAGAATTTAGAGCTTCGAGTTCTGGTAACAAAAACCAGGTCAAGCAACCGTCGCCAGAGTTGCAAAACAACTCAAACCCGCAGCAGGAGAATCATGTATCTGTAATTAGTCCACAAACCCCAAAAACATCAATTACCACATCAGTATTACCACCTGAAACTACTTCCCGTCTGGCTAAACTCAGTATTATTGATGAACTGATTCAGGACTTACGCAGTAGCGATCGCACCAAGCGCCGCAAGGCTATTTGGAGTTTGGGTCAGCAAGGCGACTCACGGGCAATTCAGCCACTGGTAGACTTGATGATTGATGCCGATTCTCAACAACGTAGTTTAATTTTGGCATCTTTGGCAGAAATTAACGCTCGCGCACTCAAACCCATGAACCGTGCTTTGGCAATTTCATTGCAAGATGAAAGTCCACAAGTGCGACAAAATGCCATTCGTGACCTGACTCGCGTTTATGACATGATGACTCAAATGAGCCAGATGTTAGCCCACGCGGTGGAAGACCAGGATGCCGATGTGCAGAATACGGCAAAGTATGCGCTCAATCAGATGAATAAAATGCGGGTGTTACCCAATCAACCGAGTCTACCTGAAGATAATCGCAAAAAGCCAGAACAGAAGAAGTTATAA
- a CDS encoding DUF2141 domain-containing protein yields the protein MFKKLGLSVILLAVMGNLAGTLSARANFKGNLTVEIDGLRNTEGQVCVSIFANSQGFPSNSDRVLKKQCTKIADNSLKVTFDNLQAGSYAVAVIHDQNKDQILNRNNLGMPIEGFGFSRNPEVRTSPPQFKDAAFLLAGPNTVIQIQLKYL from the coding sequence ATGTTTAAAAAATTGGGACTGAGTGTGATACTACTGGCAGTTATGGGAAATTTGGCTGGGACATTGAGTGCTAGAGCGAATTTTAAGGGAAATCTCACTGTGGAAATTGATGGATTGAGAAACACAGAAGGACAGGTGTGTGTGAGCATATTTGCTAATAGTCAAGGATTTCCCAGCAATAGCGATCGCGTACTCAAAAAACAGTGTACTAAGATTGCCGACAACTCCTTAAAAGTTACTTTTGATAACTTACAAGCTGGTAGTTATGCTGTTGCCGTTATCCATGATCAGAATAAAGACCAAATCCTCAATCGTAATAACCTTGGTATGCCCATCGAAGGCTTTGGGTTTTCGCGAAACCCAGAAGTTCGCACCAGTCCTCCTCAATTCAAGGATGCCGCTTTTTTGTTAGCAGGCCCAAATACAGTTATCCAAATCCAGTTGAAATATTTATAA
- a CDS encoding ATP-binding protein, giving the protein MLATRSITNANELNLRLESTLQELPLWKIQIELERPVNELTKLFEQQPLLPGIILTKNNSYQGMMSRTIFFEHMSRPFSFGLFSKRPIQHLYKFLRPEIFILVGNIPIVKATQTALERSPKLVYEPIIVATESGDHGLLDFHQLLLANTEIHTLTQTQLQRVEEQSKVAKAGFDDLQHNYSRLLQNDKMAALGQLVAGVAHEINNPVNFISGNLVYAKDYSQKLLHLISLYQQYYPHPVAEIQTKINQIELEFLTADLPNLLNSMDIGCDRIEQIVRSLKNFSRLDEADKKTVDIHEGMDSTLLILQSRLKKPKTIENITLIKSYGTLPLVECYPGLLNQVFMNILNNAIDALEESIVNGKKNDPPTIEICTQVIGGNWIEIHITDNGTGIPDNFKQRLFDPFFTTKPVGKGTGLGLSISYQIVVEKHGGQLNCVSTQGQGTEFIIKIPVAKD; this is encoded by the coding sequence ATGCTGGCTACGCGTAGCATCACAAATGCCAACGAGCTAAATCTGCGATTAGAGTCAACTTTGCAAGAATTACCCCTGTGGAAGATTCAGATTGAGCTAGAACGTCCAGTAAATGAATTAACTAAACTTTTTGAGCAACAACCTCTACTCCCAGGAATTATTTTGACTAAAAATAATTCTTATCAGGGGATGATGTCGCGGACGATATTTTTTGAACACATGAGCCGCCCCTTTAGTTTTGGGCTTTTTTCTAAGCGACCTATTCAACATCTTTATAAATTTCTTCGTCCAGAGATATTTATCTTAGTGGGAAATATACCCATTGTCAAAGCTACTCAGACAGCGTTGGAGCGATCGCCTAAACTTGTTTATGAGCCAATTATAGTGGCAACTGAATCTGGTGATCATGGATTACTGGATTTTCATCAGTTACTATTAGCGAACACCGAAATTCACACCTTAACACAGACTCAGTTACAGCGTGTAGAGGAACAATCAAAAGTAGCCAAGGCAGGTTTTGATGATCTCCAGCACAACTATAGCCGATTACTACAGAATGACAAAATGGCGGCTTTAGGTCAATTAGTTGCTGGTGTTGCTCACGAAATCAACAACCCAGTTAATTTTATTAGTGGTAATTTGGTTTATGCTAAAGACTACAGTCAGAAATTACTGCACCTGATCAGCCTGTACCAACAGTACTATCCTCATCCAGTAGCAGAAATTCAAACTAAGATTAATCAAATTGAACTGGAGTTTTTAACAGCAGACCTTCCTAATCTGCTTAATTCTATGGATATTGGCTGCGATCGCATCGAGCAGATCGTGCGATCATTAAAAAATTTTTCCCGCCTTGATGAAGCTGACAAAAAAACAGTTGATATCCATGAAGGTATGGATAGTACCCTGCTAATTTTACAAAGTCGCCTGAAAAAGCCGAAAACCATTGAGAACATTACCCTGATCAAATCATACGGAACTTTACCTTTAGTGGAGTGTTACCCTGGGCTACTAAATCAGGTATTTATGAATATCTTAAACAATGCCATAGATGCCTTGGAAGAGTCCATAGTCAATGGCAAAAAAAATGACCCTCCCACAATTGAAATTTGTACTCAAGTCATTGGCGGAAACTGGATAGAAATTCACATAACTGATAATGGGACGGGCATACCAGATAATTTTAAACAGCGATTGTTTGACCCATTTTTTACGACTAAACCCGTCGGTAAAGGAACTGGCTTGGGACTATCTATCAGTTATCAAATTGTGGTGGAAAAACATGGTGGACAACTAAACTGTGTATCTACCCAGGGACAAGGAACTGAGTTCATTATTAAAATACCAGTAGCAAAGGACTAA
- a CDS encoding S66 peptidase family protein: MQSKILPPPLQPGDLLRVIAPSGALREFEAFGRSVEIWRSRGYRVEIMPKLADKWGYLAAKDEFRREQLTIAWSDSDCRGILCTRGGFGSTRILENWSWDLNSAPPKWLIGFSDITALLWSLYTAGISSVHAPVLTTLADETDWSIERLFNFLEGRPIPPLVGCPWGGGIATGLLLPGNLTVTTHLLATSIIPHLNDVILAWEDVTEVPYRIDRMLTQWRLSGVLSKVRGIALGSFTQCEPPPNVPSFSVEEVLRDRLGDLGIPIVSDLPFGHGSPNAALPVGVLATLDADQGTLSICH, from the coding sequence ATGCAATCTAAGATATTACCCCCACCCCTACAACCTGGTGATTTATTAAGAGTAATTGCTCCTAGTGGTGCGTTACGAGAATTTGAAGCATTTGGACGAAGTGTAGAAATTTGGCGATCGCGTGGTTATCGAGTGGAAATTATGCCAAAATTGGCTGATAAATGGGGATATTTAGCTGCAAAAGACGAGTTTCGTCGCGAACAGTTAACCATAGCCTGGTCAGATTCAGATTGTCGTGGTATTCTCTGCACCAGGGGCGGATTTGGTAGCACCCGCATTTTGGAAAATTGGAGTTGGGATCTCAACTCAGCACCACCAAAATGGCTGATTGGGTTTTCTGACATTACAGCTTTGTTATGGAGTCTTTACACAGCAGGTATTTCCAGTGTTCATGCTCCTGTACTGACTACTCTAGCTGATGAAACAGATTGGTCGATTGAGCGATTATTCAATTTTTTAGAAGGTCGCCCTATCCCTCCTCTGGTGGGTTGTCCTTGGGGCGGTGGAATTGCTACTGGTCTGTTACTACCAGGTAATCTAACTGTAACAACTCATCTTTTAGCTACATCTATCATACCACATTTGAATGATGTGATTTTGGCATGGGAGGATGTTACAGAAGTACCCTATCGCATTGACCGAATGCTGACACAGTGGCGTTTAAGTGGTGTTTTATCAAAAGTCCGTGGTATTGCCTTGGGTAGCTTTACTCAATGCGAACCACCGCCAAATGTGCCTAGTTTCAGTGTTGAAGAAGTCCTACGCGATCGCCTGGGTGATTTAGGCATTCCCATTGTATCAGATTTACCCTTTGGTCATGGCAGCCCCAATGCAGCTTTACCCGTTGGTGTATTAGCCACATTGGATGCAGATCAGGGTACTTTGAGCATTTGTCATTAG
- a CDS encoding Hsp70 family protein, with translation MAIAIDFGTSNTVIARWNPVTQQPETLTIPGLSIQQSLNPPLIPSLVYIEEATQGKVLVGQEVRDRGLDLKNDRRFFRSFKRGIGADIQGFLPELDGQNITFEQVGQLFLTQVIEKLIPIQGGLDSLILTVPVDSFEAYRHWLSKVCQALPVERVQMVDEPTAAALGYGLADQEILLVIDFGGGTLDLSLVRLDQSVQNQKPVGFLLKWGNKSLGENSRQKPKIARVLAKAGQNLGGSDIDDWLADYFAKTLGIAVTPLTTRLAERVKIQLSTQNQASEVYFDDENFESYELSLNREVLDDILKEKGFFAQLDESMTSLLQQARRQGIEMADINAVLLVGGTVQLPTVQTWVKQYFEPEKIRCERPFEAIAQGALQLAQGMEIKDFLYHSYGVRYWDRRKGRHNWHSIIKTGQAYPMIQPVELVLGASLENQPSIELIIGELGDEAVSTEVYFDGDRLITRRREADTISVKPLNDQAGARTIAQLTPPGFPGSDRIKILFQVDEQRFLRITVEDLLTNETLLENQLVAQLS, from the coding sequence ATGGCGATCGCTATCGATTTTGGTACAAGCAACACAGTTATTGCTCGCTGGAACCCCGTCACCCAACAACCGGAAACCCTGACTATACCGGGGTTATCAATTCAGCAAAGCCTTAACCCGCCACTAATTCCCAGCCTAGTGTATATAGAAGAAGCAACACAGGGTAAAGTCTTAGTAGGGCAAGAAGTACGCGATCGCGGTCTTGACCTCAAAAACGACAGGCGATTTTTCCGCAGCTTCAAACGGGGAATTGGTGCTGATATTCAAGGTTTCCTACCAGAACTAGATGGACAGAATATCACCTTTGAGCAAGTAGGGCAATTATTTCTCACACAGGTAATTGAAAAACTGATTCCTATCCAGGGAGGTTTAGACTCTCTAATCTTAACAGTACCCGTAGACAGCTTTGAAGCTTATCGTCACTGGTTAAGCAAAGTTTGTCAAGCTCTCCCGGTGGAAAGAGTGCAGATGGTAGACGAACCCACCGCAGCAGCTTTGGGTTATGGTTTAGCAGACCAAGAAATTCTTTTAGTAATTGACTTTGGCGGTGGTACATTAGACTTATCTCTGGTGCGCTTAGATCAAAGTGTGCAGAATCAAAAGCCTGTCGGTTTTCTCCTCAAATGGGGGAATAAATCCCTCGGTGAAAATTCACGCCAAAAACCTAAAATAGCCCGTGTATTAGCCAAAGCAGGGCAGAATCTGGGCGGTTCTGATATTGATGATTGGTTAGCAGATTACTTTGCCAAAACTCTAGGAATAGCGGTGACACCTTTGACGACAAGATTAGCCGAACGGGTAAAAATTCAGCTATCAACCCAAAACCAAGCTAGTGAAGTTTATTTTGACGACGAGAATTTTGAAAGCTATGAATTGTCACTCAACCGCGAAGTTTTAGACGACATCCTCAAAGAAAAAGGATTTTTTGCTCAATTAGATGAGTCGATGACGAGTTTATTACAGCAAGCGCGACGACAGGGGATAGAAATGGCAGATATTAACGCCGTGTTGTTAGTTGGTGGGACTGTGCAATTACCGACAGTGCAGACATGGGTAAAACAGTATTTTGAGCCGGAAAAAATTCGCTGTGAACGTCCTTTTGAGGCGATCGCTCAAGGTGCGTTACAGTTAGCCCAAGGGATGGAAATCAAAGATTTTCTCTATCATAGTTACGGTGTGCGCTATTGGGACCGCCGCAAAGGTCGCCACAATTGGCATTCTATCATCAAAACTGGACAGGCTTACCCAATGATTCAGCCAGTGGAATTAGTTTTAGGCGCATCTTTAGAAAATCAACCCAGCATTGAGTTAATTATTGGGGAATTGGGAGATGAAGCAGTTAGTACCGAAGTTTATTTTGATGGCGATCGCTTAATTACTCGCCGCCGAGAAGCAGATACAATCAGTGTGAAACCCCTGAATGATCAAGCAGGTGCGAGAACTATCGCTCAACTGACACCACCGGGATTTCCGGGAAGCGATCGCATTAAAATATTGTTTCAAGTAGACGAACAACGTTTTTTACGCATCACAGTTGAGGACTTGTTAACCAATGAAACGCTTTTAGAAAATCAACTCGTCGCCCAATTAAGTTAA